A part of Pseudoliparis swirei isolate HS2019 ecotype Mariana Trench chromosome 8, NWPU_hadal_v1, whole genome shotgun sequence genomic DNA contains:
- the LOC130198202 gene encoding arylsulfatase I-like — protein sequence MKAVVALVLLGVLLSLDRLAAQRAKPDQDRDRNQDQDRNQDQDQHRNPNDRNTHSDETEPKKKKKKNQPHIIFILTDDQGFNDVGYHNPSIKTPTLDKLAAEGVTLENYYVQPICTPSRSQLITGRYQIHTGLQHSIIRPSQPSCLPSHMDTLPQRLRQAGYATHMVGKWHLGFYRKACLPTRKGFDSFFGSLTGSVDYYSYGSCDGPGLCGYDLHDDEGVAWGQEGKYSTTLFTQRACKILESHDPTERPLFLLLSLQAVHTPLQTPKSYIYPYRDMANVARRKFAAMVSTVDEAVRNVTYALRKHGYYRNSVIIYSTDNGAQPFTGGSNWPLRGRKGTYWEGGVRGVAFVHSPLLRRRRRVSKALLHITDWFPTLVGLAGGNASESEGLDGFDVWPAISEGRESPRQEILHNIDPLHKPPAQTKDWDASGPKKTKKKKKKKKKKVQGKEMKKQKPKQKSAFRVKTTKKPPGPFSRRQSEPKPEVPKTEPETGVRPRKQRPPRRDPRREFSSSGAPPATSAARPRPGSPSRRNASRIQNQNPTRSRPPGPDPELQLQPRYQNASRPAGSPWDPSVQAAIRVGDWKLLTGDPGHGDWVPPQVLPTLPGRWWNLEFPRTSTLKNVWLFNITADPCERRDLADRRPDVVRRLMDRLAAYNRTAVPVYFPPDDPRADPSRRGGAWAPWVEDGVDGEEEEGRYDGVYKKGRSGKKKRKKPRCPLCKLKSFFLKLNTGMMSNRI from the exons ATGAAAGCCGTCGTGGCTCTGGTCCTGCTCGGGGTTCTCCTCAGCCTGGACCGCCTGGCCGCTCAGAGGGCCAAACcggaccaggaccgggaccgGAACCAGGATCAGGACCGGAACCAGGATCAGGACCAGCACCGGAACCCGAACGACAGAAACACTCACAGTGATGAGACagaaccgaagaagaagaagaagaagaatcagcCGCatatcatcttcatcctcacagatgaccag GGCTTCAACGACGTCGGCTACCACAACCCGAGCATCAAGACGCCCACGCTGGACAAGCTGGCGGCGGAGGGCGTCACGCTGGAGAACTACTACGTCCAGCCCATCTGCACGCCGTCACGCAGCCAGCTCATCACcggcag ataCCAGATCCACACGGGCCTCCAGCACTCCatcatcagacccagccagccGAGCTGCCTGCCCTCACACATGGACACGCTGCCCCAGAGGCTGCGCCAGGCCGGCTACGCCACGCACATGGTGGGCAAGTGGCACCTGGGCTTCTACAG GAAGGCGTGCCTGCCCACCAGAAAGGGTTTTGACAGTTTCTTTGGTTCTTTAACAGGAAGTGTGGATTACTACAG TTACGGGTCATGTGACGGCCCGGGGTTGTGCGGCTACGATCTCCACGACGATGAGGGCGTGGCCTGGGGCCAGGAAGGAAAGTACTCCACCACGCTGTTCACGCAGAGGGCGTGCAAGATCCTGGAGAGCCACGACCCCACGGAGAGGCCGCTCTTCCTGCTGCTCTCcctgcag GCCGTCCACACCCCTCTGCAGACGCCCAAGTCCTACATCTACCCGTACCGCGACATGGCCAACGTCGCCCGCAGGAAGTTCGCCGCCATGGTGTCCACGGTGGACGAGGCGGTCCGCAACGTCACCTACGCCCTGAGGAAGCACGGCTACTACCGGAACAGCGTCATCATCTACTCCACCGACAACGGCGCCCAGCCGTTCACGGGCGGGAGCAACTGGCCGCTGCGAGGCCGGAAG GGCACGTACTGGGAGGGCGGGGTCCGCGGGGTGGCGTTCGTTCACAGCCCGCTGCTGAGACGCCGGAGGCGGGTCTCCAAAGCTCTGCTGCACATCACCGATTGGTTCCCCACCCTGGTGGGACTGGCCGGGGGGAACGCCAGCGAG AGCGAAGGCCTGGATGGGTTTGACGTCTGGCCCGCCATCAGTGAGGGGAGGGAGTCTCCTCGCCAGGAGATCCTCCACAACATCGACCCGCTGCACAAACCTCCCGCCCAGACCAAAGACTGGGACGCCTCCG gcccaaagaaaacaaagaagaagaagaagaagaagaagaagaaggtccaggggaaggagatgaagaagcaGAAACCGAAACAGAAGTCGGCGTTCAGGGTGAAGACCACCAAGAAACCACCGGGGCCGTTTTCCCGTCGCCAAAGCGAACCCAAACCCGAGGTTCCGAAAACCGAACCCGAGACCGGAGTCCGGCCTCGGAAGCAGAGGCCGCCGCGCCGCGATCCGCGCCGCGAGTTCTCCTCCAGCGGCGCTCCGCCGGCGACGTCTGCCGCTCGACCTCGGCCCGGGTCGCCGTCCAGGCGGAACGCTTCCCGgatccagaaccagaacccgaCGCGATCCCGACCGCCTGGACCCGACCCGGAGCTCCAGTTGCAGCCGAGGTACCAGAACGCGTCCCGGCCGGCCGGGTCGCCGTGGGACCCGTCGGTCCAGGCCGCCATCCGGGTGGGAGACTGGAAGCTGCTGACCGGAGACCCGGGTCACGGGGACTGGGTCCCGCCGCAG gtactTCCCACTCTCCCCGGCCGCTGGTGGAACCTCGAGTTCCCCAGAACCTCGACGCTGAAGAACGTGTGGCTGTTCAACATCACGGCCGACCCGTGCGAGCGCCGGGATCTGGCGGACCGGCGGCCGGACGTGGTCCGGCGGCTGATGGACCGGCTCGCCGCCTACAACCGGACCGCCGTGCCGGTGTACTTCCCGCCGGACGACCCCCGAGCCGACCCCAGCCGGCGCGGGGGGGCCTGGGCGCCCTGGGTGGAGGACGGGGtggacggcgaggaggaggaggggaggtacGACGGCGTCTACAAAAAGGGACGGAGtggcaagaagaagaggaagaagccgCGCTGCCCGCTGTGCAAGCTGAAGTCCTTCTTCCTGAAGCTGAACACCGGGATGATGTCCAACCGGATCTGA